The following coding sequences are from one Beggiatoa alba B18LD window:
- a CDS encoding EAL domain-containing protein, whose protein sequence is MEHKKIRWSHFSVMLIFGLSIFIASIYAGFSYLLETSRATATDQAYDYFALLQANQEFERFQHRLEIASIDSITAESDGDGLSLLEQLGVVWVKLDRLMEGKNAVRLRQDESLVAFKEKASRFLEQLELILDKDLNSPLYQAIPDYKASQASARLLLEEFKPFVDQKSRLLKLQEQLAAGQASLKYYFGGILLSGILVLLMYGYALRRTISMAKEMAYQASHDLLTGLYNRFEVEQRVEDLLGAARQTGEQHSLCYMDLDNFKIINDTCGHEAGDELLKQLSPVLQSQIRPQDMLARLGGDEFAVILNSCEMTIAEQIAERLRETVQDFKFSWAGQTFDVTMSIGAVSINKDSDITSAILSDADAACFLAKERGRNRVYLGQSHTLESHKTQMAWVSRISQAFKESRFRLYCQPIVPIKADHVEKLHYEVLVRMLDEEGKIIPPGIFLPAAERYNQMVRLDRWIIRTLFEHLTSHPEELEALEVCSVNLSGLSIGDRNFTGFIVEQFENFGMPTHKVCFEVTETAAITNIKEASKFIRYFKEMGCRFSLDDFGSGMSSFAYLKGMPVDYLKIDGGFVKDMLNDHIDRAMVDSIHRVGHVLGLKTIAEYVENDQILALLREIGVDYAQGYGIGKPQPLTHRNV, encoded by the coding sequence ATGGAACATAAGAAAATTCGCTGGTCACATTTTTCCGTGATGCTGATTTTTGGGCTAAGTATCTTTATTGCGAGTATTTATGCAGGCTTTAGTTATTTATTAGAAACCAGTAGAGCCACTGCAACCGACCAAGCCTATGATTATTTTGCATTATTACAGGCAAATCAAGAGTTTGAAAGATTTCAACATCGTTTAGAAATTGCCAGCATCGACTCTATTACCGCAGAATCTGATGGCGATGGGTTGTCATTATTAGAGCAATTAGGCGTTGTTTGGGTCAAATTGGATCGTTTGATGGAAGGAAAAAACGCAGTGCGTTTGCGTCAGGATGAATCCCTTGTTGCTTTTAAAGAAAAAGCCAGCCGATTTTTAGAACAGTTAGAACTTATCCTAGATAAAGATTTAAACTCCCCGCTCTATCAAGCCATTCCTGATTATAAAGCCTCTCAAGCCAGTGCAAGATTATTATTAGAAGAATTTAAACCCTTTGTTGACCAAAAATCCCGATTATTGAAATTACAAGAGCAGTTAGCCGCTGGGCAGGCATCGTTAAAGTATTATTTTGGCGGGATATTACTCAGTGGAATTTTAGTCTTACTCATGTATGGTTATGCCTTAAGACGAACCATTTCTATGGCAAAAGAAATGGCGTATCAAGCGAGTCATGACTTATTAACAGGATTATATAATCGTTTCGAGGTTGAACAGCGAGTCGAAGATTTATTAGGTGCAGCGCGACAAACAGGCGAGCAACATTCTTTATGTTACATGGATTTAGATAACTTTAAAATTATTAATGATACTTGCGGACATGAAGCAGGTGACGAATTATTAAAGCAATTAAGCCCCGTTTTACAATCGCAAATCCGCCCACAAGATATGCTTGCCCGTTTAGGGGGCGATGAATTTGCTGTTATTTTAAATAGTTGTGAAATGACAATTGCTGAACAAATTGCCGAGCGTTTACGCGAAACTGTACAGGATTTTAAATTCAGTTGGGCAGGTCAAACATTTGATGTGACAATGAGTATTGGGGCTGTTTCTATCAATAAAGACAGTGATATTACCTCCGCAATTTTGAGCGATGCGGATGCTGCTTGTTTCTTAGCGAAAGAGCGCGGACGTAATCGGGTTTATTTAGGGCAAAGCCATACGCTAGAAAGCCATAAAACCCAAATGGCGTGGGTTTCGCGGATTTCTCAAGCCTTTAAAGAAAGTCGTTTTCGTCTCTATTGTCAGCCTATCGTACCGATTAAAGCCGATCATGTTGAAAAATTGCATTATGAGGTCTTGGTGCGGATGTTAGATGAGGAAGGCAAGATTATTCCACCGGGAATTTTCTTACCTGCGGCAGAGCGTTATAACCAGATGGTACGCTTAGACCGTTGGATTATTCGCACGTTGTTTGAACATTTAACCAGTCATCCTGAAGAATTAGAGGCGTTAGAAGTCTGTTCGGTGAATTTATCAGGATTATCTATCGGGGATAGAAACTTTACAGGCTTTATCGTTGAACAGTTTGAAAATTTTGGAATGCCTACGCATAAAGTTTGCTTTGAAGTCACTGAAACAGCCGCCATTACGAATATTAAAGAGGCTTCAAAATTCATCCGTTATTTTAAAGAAATGGGTTGCCGTTTCTCGTTGGATGATTTTGGTAGTGGCATGTCATCCTTTGCTTATTTAAAAGGGATGCCCGTTGATTATTTAAAAATTGATGGGGGATTTGTCAAGGATATGTTAAATGACCATATTGACCGCGCTATGGTGGATTCTATCCATCGGGTTGGGCATGTTTTAGGCTTAAAAACCATTGCGGAATATGTGGAAAATGACCAAATTTTAGCTTTATTGCGAGAAATTGGGGTTGATTACGCGCAAGGTTACGGTATTGGGAAACCGCAACCCTTAACGCATCGAAATGTTTAA
- the pqqA gene encoding pyrroloquinoline quinone precursor peptide PqqA yields MWTKPAYTEMRFGFEVTMYIANR; encoded by the coding sequence ATGTGGACAAAACCAGCTTACACCGAAATGCGTTTTGGCTTTGAAGTCACCATGTACATTGCCAATCGTTAA
- a CDS encoding WD40 repeat domain-containing protein codes for MKAKAPPLLSLRPAQGEHIEAVNCVTLTPTGKYALSASNDRTVKVWDIDSGLDILTLSGHKKRVTSVIVTPDGSQAISASDDNTLRVWDLTVGIESNVLQEHQDKVQALALTPDGKYFISAARDKYVIIWDLATLKPIRELKGHTDWIMTLAVTPDGSKVISAGRDNVVKVWDIQTGQLLHTFTGHRYWVVSVAVTMDNQHVISASWDKSIKVWSLVTGQEVTHIEAHENYIDALSLSPEGSVLISISWDSTLKVWDWRKGELLGNLMIEQKLNCCVITPDGKRIVLGDNNGLLYFLELMN; via the coding sequence ATGAAAGCCAAAGCCCCTCCCCTTCTATCACTGCGTCCTGCACAAGGCGAACATATTGAAGCCGTTAATTGTGTGACCTTAACCCCAACGGGAAAATATGCACTGTCTGCTTCTAATGACCGCACGGTCAAAGTGTGGGATATTGACAGCGGTTTAGACATTCTCACTTTATCTGGGCATAAAAAACGGGTAACTAGCGTAATTGTTACGCCTGATGGTTCTCAAGCGATTTCAGCCTCAGATGATAATACGCTACGAGTTTGGGACTTAACGGTTGGTATTGAAAGCAATGTTTTACAAGAACATCAAGATAAAGTACAAGCACTTGCACTAACACCAGACGGTAAATATTTTATCTCTGCCGCACGTGATAAATACGTTATTATTTGGGATTTAGCGACATTAAAACCAATAAGAGAATTAAAAGGACATACTGATTGGATTATGACCCTTGCCGTTACTCCCGACGGTTCAAAAGTGATTTCAGCAGGGCGTGATAATGTCGTTAAAGTATGGGATATTCAGACAGGACAATTACTGCATACCTTCACAGGACACCGTTATTGGGTTGTTTCTGTTGCAGTGACAATGGATAATCAACATGTGATTTCCGCCAGTTGGGATAAAAGTATCAAAGTTTGGTCATTAGTCACTGGGCAAGAAGTCACCCATATTGAAGCGCATGAAAACTATATCGATGCTTTATCACTCAGTCCTGAAGGCTCTGTCCTCATTTCTATCAGTTGGGACAGCACCTTAAAAGTCTGGGACTGGCGAAAAGGGGAACTACTGGGGAATTTAATGATAGAGCAGAAACTAAATTGTTGCGTGATTACGCCAGATGGTAAGCGAATTGTATTGGGCGATAATAACGGCTTACTTTATTTTCTGGAGTTAATGAACTAG
- the pqqB gene encoding pyrroloquinoline quinone biosynthesis protein PqqB, translated as MRIHILGSAAGGGFPQWNCNYSNSKGVREGTLRAKARTQSSIAVSSDNQNWVLFNTSPDIRQQLLNFPEIQPARKLRDTGISAIIFVDSQIDHTTGLLMLREGMPLTVYCTEMVYQDLTTGFPIFKMLTHWNGGVNRHSIPIDGQSFTIPTITDLRFTAIALSSKAPPYSPHRDQPHLGDNIGVFIEDLKTQKSAFYAPGLGEIEAHLLPYMQKADCVLVDGTFWREDELIQTGVGTKCAREIGHLPQSGEDGMIAFLDTLQKPRKVLIHINNTNPILIEDSAERAELTAHHIEVAEDGMDIIL; from the coding sequence ATGCGCATACATATTTTAGGCTCGGCGGCGGGCGGTGGTTTTCCACAATGGAATTGTAACTACAGCAATTCTAAAGGCGTGAGAGAAGGCACTTTGCGTGCTAAAGCTCGGACACAATCTTCAATTGCAGTCAGTTCAGATAATCAAAACTGGGTATTATTTAATACATCGCCTGATATTCGTCAGCAATTACTGAACTTTCCTGAAATTCAACCCGCGAGAAAATTACGCGATACAGGGATTAGTGCCATTATCTTTGTAGATAGTCAAATCGACCACACCACAGGTTTATTGATGTTACGCGAAGGAATGCCATTAACAGTCTATTGTACCGAGATGGTTTATCAGGATTTAACCACTGGATTTCCCATTTTTAAGATGCTGACGCATTGGAACGGGGGCGTTAATCGTCACAGTATCCCCATTGATGGACAATCATTTACAATTCCAACTATTACAGATTTACGCTTTACCGCGATTGCTTTATCGAGTAAAGCCCCGCCTTATTCTCCCCATCGTGACCAACCGCATTTAGGCGACAATATTGGCGTTTTTATTGAAGATTTAAAAACACAGAAAAGCGCGTTCTACGCCCCTGGTTTGGGCGAGATTGAAGCCCATTTATTGCCTTACATGCAAAAAGCTGATTGCGTACTGGTCGATGGCACTTTTTGGCGTGAAGATGAATTAATACAAACAGGTGTCGGGACTAAATGCGCTCGTGAAATTGGGCATTTACCCCAATCTGGCGAAGATGGCATGATTGCCTTTTTAGATACGTTACAAAAACCACGTAAAGTATTAATTCATATTAATAATACAAATCCAATTTTAATTGAAGATTCTGCCGAACGTGCAGAACTAACCGCGCATCATATTGAAGTTGCGGAAGATGGTATGGACATTATTTTATAA